CTATTTTTTTGTAATTTTGATTATGACCTGCTTGTCGAATGCGATTTGGAAAACAAGTATGAAAATATGGAACTGCCACCGTTTCCTGAAAAAAGACCTAAAGGAAGAATAAAAGGAACAAAAATTAACAAAAAAGAAAGGGAAGGGGAAATCCTCTTTAATCACAAAAAAAGGAAATTCTACATCAAACGAATGGAGGATGTAATCGGCTATTACGATACGATGACCGAAGCGTTCTACTACAAAAAGCTTTTGATGGATAATGATTGGGATAAAAGTGTTTTAAAAACCAATATTAGCGAAAGGATTGAAGTCAATATTGTGATTGATCAAAATAAAGAATATAAAGTTCAGCTAAACTTCTGTCCTAAGTGTAAAAGCAGGTTAAAAATTGGCGTGGAAGAATGTCCTTCCTGCGGTATCAATATTGAAGAATACCTTTATAATAATTAAAAAAGGATAGAGAATATTTATTCTCCATCAACATATTCGTTTAAAGATTTAACATTGATTTCACTATTTTGCACAGCAGCAATCGCATTTAATGCTGCTCTTGCACCGGCCAATGTAGTTACGTAAGGTATGCCCAGTTCAATAGCCAATCTTCTGATGATATAACCATCTTTTGCAGATTGTTTACCCTCAGAAGTGTTAATTATTAAATCAATTTCTTTATTTAAGATTGCATCCCTAATATTAGGGGATCCTTGAGATACCTTTTTAATTATTTCGATATCATCTAAACCAGTGGCCTTACCGGTACCGTCAGTTGCGGCAATACTAAATCCTAAATTAGCTGCTTTTTCTGCAATAGGCCTGATTTTTTTCTTATCCAGTTCTTTAACTGTGATGAATACTTTACCTTCCTTAGGCAATTCCATGCCTGCTGAAAGCTGTGATTTGTAAAATGCCATTCCAAAGTTTTCATCAATACCTATACTTTCACCTGTGGATTTCATCTCAGGTCCCAATATAGTGTCTGATTCCGGTAATTTTAAGAATGGGAATACAGACTCTTTTACAGCCACGTGGCCTATATTGATTTCTTTAGTTAAATTAAAGTCTTTTAATTTAGCCCCTTGCATAATCCAGGTTGCAACCTTTGCAAGCGGCACACCGATAGCTTTACTTACGAATGGAACTGTCCTACTTGCCCTTGGGTTAGCTTCAATAATGTAGACCATTTCCTCATCAAGTTTAACTGCATATTGAATATTCATTAAACCTTTGACATCCAATTCCAAAGCCAGTTTGGTTGAATTTTCACGAATGGTATCCAAGATATGTGCCGGAATAGTCTGAGGAGGTATTACGCATGCAGAATCCCCTGAGTGAACACCGGCTTCTTCAATGTGTTCCATAATGCCTGCAATGAACACATCTTCACCATCACATAAAAGGTCAACATCAAGCTCAATGGCATCTTCCAAGAACTTATCAACCAAAATCGGATGGTCCGGTGATACTTTTACGGCCTCTTTCATATATTCTTCAAGCTCATTGACATCATAAACAATTTCCATTGCTCTTCCGCCGATAACATATGATGGACGTACAAGAACTGGGAAAGTAATCCTTTCTGCAATTTCACGGGCTTCCTCAAAGGAATTGGCTGTACCATATGGTGCTTGGTGAATGTGTAATTTTTCTAAAAGTTCTGCAAACAATTCCCTGTCTTCAACCCTATCGATACTTTCATATGGAGTTCCTAAAATCTTTACGCCTGCATTGGCTAAAGGAACAGCCAGGTTAATGGAGGTCTGACCACCGAATTGTACAATAACACCATCAGGCTTTTCCTGATCGATTACCCCCATTACATCCTCAAATGTCAATGGTTCAAAGAACAATTTATCTGAAATATCATAATCTGTACTTACTGTTTCAGGGTTGTTGTTGATTAAAATTGTTTCGATGCCGTCATCTTTTAGAGCTAATGAAGAGTGTACACAACAGTAATCAAATTCGATACCTTGACCAATCCTGA
The Methanobrevibacter sp. DNA segment above includes these coding regions:
- a CDS encoding zinc ribbon domain-containing protein; this encodes MIYINSQEIRYFYRNIVKTGDVYRVKHNNKDYGEFSKLSDALYERDALFFCNFDYDLLVECDLENKYENMELPPFPEKRPKGRIKGTKINKKEREGEILFNHKKRKFYIKRMEDVIGYYDTMTEAFYYKKLLMDNDWDKSVLKTNISERIEVNIVIDQNKEYKVQLNFCPKCKSRLKIGVEECPSCGINIEEYLYNN